In one window of Nerophis ophidion isolate RoL-2023_Sa linkage group LG05, RoL_Noph_v1.0, whole genome shotgun sequence DNA:
- the LOC133553333 gene encoding interphotoreceptor matrix proteoglycan 1-like, producing MLWTFGLLLFLAWHVKGRSAGLDVNLELKKEVAAVLTDREAVLRGLTPSTKTVAFDLLKRRSKRSVFLHSGVRICPRESIGEVLASFQEYYRLRVCQEAVWEAYRIFLDRIPGTMEYQRWVQVCQQESLCISNIARNFSGSEEHLNLIRRRMKRLRDESLPSRDHVTHADVIPNGPEVQTSTIVLNLSTSPSSSTPGDEWTTKDEDLDIPNIVPESLAQQMVEFSIDLVDPGYRELLDDPDSPQYIDLAHHLQDQMQHVFDKLPGFQSIRVLRISETQDAGGVGGITVYYSLVFETPSSKISPETAGAVPTASPDSKLWEMVRKALREDASLPVDLDSLNFDPVAALPARTSSYSTGIDGEDSEPDSHNEFEVFTDDSELAKVVPALALSPSEKENALVTLLDPSEEDLMFASEAQDASNQEEEELIISHKIESVHHTETGELIRDYTPSPPTIVDEDTLDQLTTTTHTWSRTSPADDQPSDSDFTITTTGQRPTDSIEVVQLETETENKEPKGLKPQGLALEEQSDDMLEQKENVKKAPEQIEEATEEVTKMQEAEGQTEASHPDEQHIKHQNPGPDASEDTIPTSLEEQTFTGVSEELLPNVQEETLPGISEELLPDALEEIGPGVSEELLPDTLEETLPGISEELLPDVQEEIVPGVSEELLPDALEETLPGVSEELLPDVQEEIVPGVSEEVLPDVQEETLPDVSEKHQPDFLEETSEESVAKGSKTIEENMIDVTELLEEVVTVVPKEEVEVVEATTLVSQAESETNVKEVNETADEVAVETEINTPDIISKYSEGGLEEPNLGDNSQESMRVDISKKRYPEDISEAEEDILDILKGEPQEIGGNSDSFESSKPGDIVISQSTPEGVPEPAAESIKVFSHFEAEEDDLFKENTGEVVPEIPQYVRPQDNMPVTPNAVRPDKEVEGKLEHLLIEDSSDGADTDATRESPETSNPEEGGVTLEETEEEHLRPGDTYIIAAPPVTSAAGLSSHGPTVDFGLFEVAEVPGQNEPSVTVIDEDLKSSEKQTSRPTVADEAVRDLAEELDQADPITTESPDEGSGFVEPHASISVTAPPPVKYLTTATMTTASHGRELVVFFSLRVTNMDFSMDLFNKTSTEYRSLENTFLNVLLPYLQANLTGFKNLEILNFREGSVVVNSRMKLAKSVPYNITEAVHCVLEEFCSAAAKRLHIHIDSRSLDVEPADQADPCKFLACDPWSRCILDRHSLEAQCQCKPGFLSVDGLPCQSICELQPDRCGPATECHVDPGHGAVCRSKSSKQLVGASVM from the exons ATGCTTTGGACCTTTGGACTGTTGCTGTTCCTCGCTTGGCATGTCAAAG GAAGGAGCGCTGGACTCGATGTGAACTTGGAGCTGAAGAAGGAGGTGGCGGCGGTTCTCACTGATCGCGAAGCGGTGTTACGCGGGTTGACCCCGTCCACCAAAACTGTGGCGTTTGACCTGTTGAAACGTCGATCAAAGAGGTCTGTGTTTCTTCACTCTGGGGTGAGAATCTGTCCTCGGGAGAGCATTGGCGAGGTTCTGGCCAGTTTTCAGGAGTACTACCGGCTCAGAG TGTGCCAGGAGGCTGTTTGGGAGGCCTACAGGATCTTTTTGGACAGGATTCCTGGGACCATGGAGTACCAGAGATGGGTTCAAGTGTGCCAGCAAGAGTCACTGTGTATCTCCAACATTGCCAGAAACTTCAGCGGCTCCGAGGAGCACCTGAACCTGATCCGCAGG AGGATGAAGCGCCTGAGAGACGAGAGTCTGCCATCACG AGATCATGTGACTCACGCTGATGTCATTCCCAACG GTCCAGAAGTTCAGACCTCTACCATAGTCCTGAACTTGTCGACTTCCCCTTCTAGCTCCACTCCTGGTGATGAGTGGACCACCAAGGATGAG GACTTGGACATTCCTAACATCGTCCCTGAAAGTCTGGCACAGCAGATGGTGGAGTTTAGCATCGACTTGGTAGATCCAGGATACCGAGAGCTGCTGGATGACCCTGACTCGCCTCAGTACATAGACCTGGCCCATCACCTGCAGGACCAG ATGCAGCACGTTTTCGACAAACTTCCAGGATTTCAAAGCATCCGTGTGCTAAGGATCAG CGAGACACAGGACGCCGGCGg GGTTGGCGGTATAACGGTCTACTACTCCCTCGTCTTTGAAACGCCCTCCTCGAAAATCAGCCCTGAGACAGCTGGAGCTGTTCCAACAGCGTCACCAGACTCCAAACTTTGGGAGATGGTAAGAAAAGCTCTACGAGAGGACGCGTCTCTTCCGGTGGACTTAGATTCTTTGAACTTTGACCCAG tggcTGCCCTGCCGGCACGGACTTCGTCCTATTCGACGGGCATTGATGGGGAG GACAGTGAACCAGACTCCCACAACGAATTTGAAGTATTCACTGATGATTCAGAGTTGGCGAAAGTCGTCCCTGCGCTGGCCCTCAGCCCCTCAGAGAAGGAGAATGCCCTGGTCACATTACTGGATCCCTCGGAAGAGGACTTAATGTTTGCATCAGAAGCACAGGATGCATCCAACCAAGAAGAAGAGGAGCTGATTATTTCTCATAAGATTGAGAGCGTCCATCATACTGAAACTGGCGAACTCATTCGAGACTACACGCCAAGCCCCCCTACCATCGTGGATGAAGACACTTTGGATCAGCTGACAACCACCACACACACTTGGTCCAGGACTTCGCCTGCTGATGACCAACCTTCAGACTCTGACTTCACCATCACCACCACAGGCCAGAGGCCCACTGACTCCATAGAGGTTGTCCAGCTGGAGACAGAAACGGAAAACAAAGAACCTAAAGGGTTAAAGCCACAAGGCTTGGCACTAGAAGAACAGTCAGATGACATGCTTGAACAAAAGGAAAATGTTAAAAAGGCACCTGAGCAAATAGAAGAAGCTACAGAGGAAGTAACAAAGATGCAAGAGGCAGAAGGACAAACTGAGGCTTCACATCCCGATGAAcaacacatcaaacatcaaaacCCTGGACCTGATGCTTCAGAGGACACAATACCTACATCTCTCGAAGAACAAACATTCACTGGTGTTTCAGAAGAACTCCTTCCTAATGTTCAAGAAGAAACATTGCCTGGTATTTCAGAAGAACTCCTTCCTGATGCTCTAGAGGAAATCGGACCTGGTGTTTCAGAAGAACTCCTTCCTGATACTCTAGAGGAAACATTACCTGGTATTTCAGAAGAACTCCTTCCTGATGTTCAAGAGGAAATCGTACCTGGTGTTTCAGAAGAACTCCTTCCTGATGCTCTGGAGGAAACATTACCTGGTGTTTCAGAAGAACTCCTTCCTGATGTTCAAGAGGAAATTGTACCTGGTGTTTCAGAAGAAGTCCTTCCTGATGTTCAAGAGGAAACATTACCTGATGTTTCAGAAAAACACCAACCTGATTTTCTCGAGGAAACATCAGAAGAATCAGTTGCTAAAGGTTCCAAAACAATTGAGGAGAACATGATTGATGTTACAGAACTACTTGAAGAAGTCGTCACTGTAGTTCCAAAGGAAGAAGTAGAAGTTGTTGAGGCAACAACTCTGGTGTCTCAAGCAGAATCAGAGACCAATGTAAAGGAAGTGAATGAAACAGCAGATGAAGTCGCCGTGGAAACAGAGATAAACACGCCAGATATTATTTCAAAATATAGCGAAGGTGGGCTAGAGGAACCAAATCTAGGGGATAATTCACAAGAGTCCATGCGAGTGGATATATCTAAAAAGCGTTATCCTGAGGACATCTCTGAAGCAGAGGAAGACATACTAGATATTCTTAAGGGAGAACCACAAGAAATAGGTGGCAATTCAGACTCATTCGAATCATCAAAACCAGGAGACATTGTGATCAGCCAGTCTACACCAGAAGGTGTTCCAG AACCAGCAGCTGAATCGATTAAGGTCTTTTCCCACTTTGAGGCTGAAGAAGATGATCTTTTCAAGGAGAACACTGGTGAGGTTGTTCCGGAGATCCCCCAATatgtcagaccacaggacaatATGCCTGTAACTCCCAACGCGGTTCGGCCAGACAAGGAAGTGGAAGGTAAACTGGAACATCTGCTTATTGAGGACTCTTCTGATGGTGCGGACACTGACGCGACCAGAGAATCACCTGAAACTTCCAACCCAGAAG AAGGGGGTGTCACATTAGAGGAGACTGAAGAAGAACATTTACGGCCAGGAGACACCTATATAATAGCAGCACCGCCAGTGACATCTGCTGCTGGACTCTCGTCTCATGGCCCGACTGTAGACTTTGGACTTTTTGAGGTGGCAGAGGTACCTGGACAAAATGAACCCTCTGTCACCGTTATTGACGAAGACCTGAAATCGTCTGAAAAGCAAACTAGCAGACCAACAGTAGCGGATGAGGCTGTAAGGGACCTGGCGGAGGAACTGGACCAAGCTGACCCGATAACCACAGAGTCACCAGATGAGGGGAGCGGCTTTGTTGAGCCACACGCGTCAATAAGTGTCACAGCCCCGCCCCCTGTTAAATACCTGACCACTGCCACAATGACGACAGCCAGCCATGGTCGGGAGCTGGTAGTCTTCTTTAGCCTGCGTGTCACCAATATGGACTTCTCCATGGACCTCTTTAACAAGACGTCAACGGAGTACAGGTCCCTGGAGAACACCTTTCTTAATGTG CTGCTGCCGTACCTGCAGGCCAATCTGACGGGCTTTAAAAACCTGGAGATTCTGAACTTTCGCGAAGGCAGCGTGGTGGTCAACAGCCGCATGAAGCTGGCCAAATCAGTGCCCTACAACATCACTGAGGCAGTTCACTGTGTCCTAGAGGAGTTCTGCTCAGCTGCCGCCAAACGCCTGCACATACACATTGACAGCCGCTCTCTGGACGTAGAACCAG CCGACCAGGCCGACCCATGCAAGTTCCTGGCCTGCGACCCCTGGTCCCGCTGCATACTCGACCGCCACTCCCTTGAGGCCCAATGCCAGTGCAAGCCAGGCTTTCTGTCCGTGGACGGCCTTCCTTGTCAGAGCATCTGCGAGCTGCAGCCTGACCGTTGTGGGCCTGCCACTGAATGTCATGTGGATCCCGGACACGGCGCCGTGTGCAG ATCCAAAAGCAGCAAGCAGTTGGTGGGCGCTTCGGTTATGTGA